The following proteins come from a genomic window of Ornithinimicrobium cryptoxanthini:
- a CDS encoding DUF3499 domain-containing protein: MALSRQCSKTACGKPAFATLTYVYAEQTAVLGPLATYAEPHSYDLCDVHANRLTAPRGWDVVRLTMGEEAPDDLVALAEAVREHKAVRQGYGEPPLRPAESSVTEIGRRGHLRLLRDS; the protein is encoded by the coding sequence GTGGCCCTCTCTCGTCAGTGTTCCAAGACCGCGTGCGGCAAGCCCGCCTTCGCCACGCTGACCTATGTCTATGCCGAGCAGACAGCTGTGCTGGGGCCGCTGGCCACCTATGCCGAGCCGCACTCCTACGACCTGTGCGACGTCCACGCCAACCGGCTCACCGCACCCAGGGGCTGGGACGTCGTCCGCCTGACGATGGGCGAGGAGGCACCGGACGACCTCGTGGCGCTGGCCGAGGCCGTGCGCGAGCACAAGGCAGTCCGCCAGGGGTACGGGGAGCCACCTCTGCGTCCGGCAGAGTCGTCGGTCACCGAGATCGGCCGCAGGGGCCACCTGCGACTGCTCCGGGACAGCTGA
- a CDS encoding metallopeptidase family protein: protein MAGPLGPEPTPRRRDRRGRGLRGPVAWPPVPVMTSRSVRFDELVLDAVQLIEHRLGHELTGLEFAVEDVPPADPAPWESGTALGRLFPAEGSLPARVVVYRRPVEMRSPGEDLAGLVHEVLAEQVASMLGMNPEDLA, encoded by the coding sequence GTGGCAGGACCTCTGGGACCAGAACCGACCCCGCGGCGGCGCGACCGCCGCGGCCGGGGCCTGCGCGGCCCCGTGGCATGGCCCCCGGTGCCCGTCATGACGAGCCGGTCGGTCCGCTTCGACGAGCTTGTCCTCGATGCCGTGCAGCTGATCGAGCACCGACTCGGGCACGAGCTGACCGGGCTCGAGTTCGCCGTCGAGGACGTCCCGCCCGCTGACCCTGCTCCGTGGGAGTCCGGCACGGCACTGGGTCGCCTCTTCCCCGCCGAGGGCTCCCTGCCCGCGCGGGTCGTGGTCTATCGCCGGCCCGTGGAGATGAGGTCTCCTGGCGAAGACCTCGCCGGTCTGGTGCACGAGGTGCTGGCCGAGCAGGTTGCCAGCATGTTGGGGATGAACCCCGAGGACCTGGCCTGA
- a CDS encoding DUF5719 family protein, whose product MPRRRRRTDKGSDAQQPRVDDFFYGNPDAPEDAAQGGETPHGDGRSDGDADGPPKGAEPESADAPASGDRPDESSAPSEEQDERATEPESVADQQGTRADRPVGLEVEQVEWADERDPWVEGPAEPDEDGEQTGGQRAQREEDFALRGRGHPEDDPAHPDHDALAAARRRRLRAGGRWGRLAVVVAVAGTLVWAAGSGQIGSVDLAQALGHEESTPGESPQTAGLSVITDAGVACVGPELVGLDDPSVPESEQTISVWAGSAPSEALPEGITPTGDGAVTLDVIAPGGAAGEAAEGDAQEDAGEGAAEDPGGSPAEDPGGSTGQSAQTAIRGDAAKLAVSGAHWVRVGAAGSMGAGLAASQVSVSLQEQERGLATAACLEARDDTWLVGGGNEVGRVERLVLVNPTGNPVTADVEVLGALGVVEVAGGRGVVVPAHGRQVLLLDALAPGEDRPVVHVTSVGGPVMAALGERWLEGTLDRGRELTTGTAAPATSLLIPAVPAPRADSADTAQVRVGVPGAETAVVQLRALTSEGPVRVANDVTTVNAGAVTDIDISDLPVGTHAIEVVADTPVVAAAQVQRRTDPESVGDLAWVPAVAPTDGLLGVPLAHRGDQELGRQLSVASLEGAGLAVVSVSGGVSESAPLEVPAGGQVAVALDPEIEGIWLQVTNGSASAAVITSVEDELGTLVAGLPVPEAPLTRQVRSVAPWLP is encoded by the coding sequence ATGCCACGCAGACGCAGACGAACTGACAAGGGATCCGACGCGCAGCAGCCCCGCGTCGACGACTTCTTCTATGGCAACCCGGACGCCCCGGAGGACGCAGCCCAGGGGGGCGAGACACCCCACGGGGACGGGCGCTCAGACGGTGACGCGGACGGCCCGCCGAAGGGCGCGGAGCCGGAATCTGCCGACGCGCCAGCCTCTGGCGACAGGCCCGACGAGAGCTCCGCGCCGAGTGAGGAGCAGGACGAGCGGGCCACTGAGCCGGAGTCGGTGGCCGACCAGCAGGGCACGCGAGCCGACCGGCCGGTCGGGCTCGAGGTTGAGCAGGTTGAGTGGGCCGATGAGCGGGATCCATGGGTGGAGGGGCCTGCGGAGCCTGACGAAGACGGCGAGCAGACTGGCGGGCAGCGAGCGCAGAGGGAGGAGGACTTCGCGCTGCGAGGCCGCGGACACCCCGAGGACGACCCGGCTCATCCCGACCACGACGCGCTGGCTGCCGCCCGGCGCCGCCGACTGCGAGCAGGCGGCCGCTGGGGCCGCTTGGCCGTGGTAGTGGCCGTCGCAGGCACCCTCGTCTGGGCCGCGGGCTCGGGACAGATCGGATCGGTTGACCTGGCCCAGGCGCTGGGCCATGAGGAGAGCACGCCGGGGGAGTCACCCCAGACGGCTGGGTTGTCGGTGATCACGGACGCCGGCGTGGCCTGTGTCGGCCCGGAGCTGGTTGGCCTGGATGACCCATCTGTGCCCGAGTCGGAGCAGACCATCTCGGTCTGGGCGGGCAGCGCGCCGAGTGAGGCACTGCCCGAGGGGATCACGCCGACCGGGGACGGAGCGGTCACGTTGGACGTCATCGCCCCCGGGGGCGCGGCGGGAGAAGCCGCAGAGGGTGACGCGCAGGAGGACGCCGGCGAGGGTGCGGCGGAGGACCCTGGCGGGAGCCCGGCGGAGGACCCTGGCGGGAGCACGGGGCAGAGCGCGCAGACCGCCATCCGTGGGGACGCCGCGAAGCTCGCGGTGTCGGGTGCCCACTGGGTGAGGGTGGGGGCGGCCGGCTCGATGGGCGCGGGACTGGCTGCCTCGCAGGTCTCGGTGAGTCTGCAGGAGCAGGAGCGTGGGCTGGCCACGGCTGCCTGCCTGGAGGCACGCGACGACACCTGGCTGGTGGGCGGCGGCAACGAGGTGGGACGGGTCGAGCGCTTGGTGCTGGTCAACCCGACGGGCAACCCGGTCACCGCGGACGTCGAGGTCCTCGGGGCGCTGGGCGTTGTGGAGGTCGCCGGCGGCCGTGGAGTGGTCGTGCCTGCCCACGGGCGGCAGGTGCTGCTGCTGGATGCACTGGCACCCGGCGAGGACCGGCCGGTGGTCCACGTGACGAGCGTGGGCGGGCCCGTCATGGCGGCACTCGGTGAACGCTGGCTGGAGGGCACCTTGGACCGGGGGCGCGAGCTCACGACCGGCACCGCCGCCCCCGCGACCAGCTTGCTCATCCCTGCTGTGCCGGCCCCTCGCGCGGACTCCGCTGACACCGCCCAGGTGCGCGTCGGTGTGCCGGGTGCAGAGACGGCGGTCGTGCAGCTGCGTGCCCTGACCTCCGAGGGTCCGGTGCGGGTGGCCAACGACGTCACCACGGTCAACGCTGGAGCGGTGACCGACATCGACATCTCCGACCTCCCGGTGGGCACGCACGCGATTGAGGTGGTGGCCGACACGCCGGTCGTCGCTGCCGCACAGGTCCAGCGCCGCACCGACCCGGAGTCCGTCGGGGATCTCGCCTGGGTGCCGGCGGTGGCGCCGACCGACGGCCTGCTCGGAGTGCCGCTCGCCCACCGCGGCGACCAGGAGCTGGGTCGTCAGCTCTCGGTGGCCTCGCTCGAGGGCGCAGGTCTGGCGGTCGTCTCGGTCAGTGGCGGTGTCTCCGAGAGCGCGCCGCTGGAGGTCCCCGCCGGAGGCCAGGTCGCCGTCGCGCTCGACCCCGAGATCGAGGGCATCTGGCTGCAGGTGACGAACGGGTCCGCCTCTGCGGCGGTGATCACCTCGGTGGAGGACGAGCTGGGCACTCTTGTTGCGGGCCTGCCCGTGCCTGAGGCGCCGCTGACCCGACAGGTGCGCTCGGTCGCTCCCTGGCTGCCCTGA
- a CDS encoding glycosyltransferase, with product MPATPVTRVRDRPRVRVEDLTVLLLTHPGGPVVLQALDALFLQERRPDRIVLTGLTADDAEIVEARAHPLIAVDGVELLVREPLVPPDEEAELWQVIEDARRDLDARPEHWIWILHDDSVPDPEALTNLIEATRSSSGVGIVGPKLVRADDPRRLVSVGHRITRGGRIVDSQVARELDQGQHDQRVDVLGVPLPGMLVRSDVLRDVRGIDKAFDEGAEGLDLSWRSHLAGHRVVVATDAVVRQGENGHPPATLATRRRTRQMALARGSWWSAPWRAVTILVTSVLAGLGLLLVKRPHEAAAEFADTGAVLSPWRGAGARWRFRGRTRVRRSHLSGLFAPASSGWHGTADTVHGALAGRDARRVRSGVETGPVSADAESLESTPSRLRSLWSWPLTLAVLVGVGAALVRWRDLLPSLSGRGYGVSGGVTYPVGTDAAGLWHAWAGPWSGAGLGSAETAAPWLLPMAGATWLVEQLPWVSASQSPAAVALTWILFAAIPLSIVSAYLATRIGVRARWIRALAGLVWAGMTPLSAAVDQGRLGPVIAHVALPLIVAGVMVAGSRRQGAQRTSAAFATALLATLVGAFTPAVLVLVSLAGLLLLLFGPGWGRLRGLLLVVLPWALSGPWLREVLADPRLLLGGAGATTAGQSAADPWQTLLLHPGGGLSPTLWWTVPLILLAIGATVRRGHRGRRAGGLLVGALMGLAAAIAAPLIQVGVVPVGHPAAGDPVSAWQGLFVSVTAACLLLGAAQAVELPHPAGRASWHAPVVTVLTGVVAFAGLGTLAWTVWAGVGPQLEVATRPYPAVVDAQASGPESLRILDLSVEDDAVTYRLAGREPGLWVRDHVAEVVASSDRGAARDADARPGTAANGADSLEPGRVALSDAVLALTEGASADSPVSAHQALLDLGVGYVGLRASEDDPLIASLDATEALTRVNSTDDLLLWRVGSSGDGTVLVPPARVTLVNGAGDALGIVPVDGPHSVLRSSIETAPEGTAALVVSEAQAWASVAQVRASGVVLEPVAGEWPLRYPVTAGAAEQIQIELPQQDLTWRLVTAGLWTLVLFLALPFGSRRRRPS from the coding sequence GTGCCCGCCACACCTGTGACCCGGGTGCGCGATCGTCCGCGCGTCCGGGTGGAGGACCTGACGGTCCTCCTGCTGACGCACCCCGGTGGCCCCGTCGTCCTGCAGGCCCTCGACGCCCTCTTTCTGCAGGAACGACGCCCCGACCGCATCGTGCTGACCGGCCTGACCGCCGATGATGCCGAGATCGTCGAGGCCCGGGCGCACCCGCTGATCGCCGTGGACGGTGTCGAGCTCCTGGTGCGTGAGCCACTCGTCCCCCCGGACGAGGAGGCAGAGCTGTGGCAGGTCATCGAGGACGCACGTCGTGACCTGGACGCCCGACCCGAGCACTGGATCTGGATCCTGCACGACGACTCCGTCCCCGATCCCGAGGCGCTGACCAACCTGATCGAGGCCACCCGCAGCTCCAGCGGCGTGGGGATCGTGGGGCCCAAGCTGGTCCGCGCCGACGACCCACGACGGTTGGTCTCGGTCGGGCACCGGATCACCCGGGGCGGCCGGATCGTGGACTCCCAGGTGGCACGCGAGCTGGACCAGGGCCAGCACGACCAGCGCGTGGACGTGCTCGGGGTGCCGCTGCCCGGCATGCTTGTGCGCAGCGACGTGCTCCGCGACGTCCGGGGGATCGACAAGGCGTTCGACGAGGGCGCCGAGGGGCTCGACCTGTCCTGGCGCAGCCACCTCGCGGGGCACCGCGTCGTGGTCGCGACCGACGCCGTCGTGCGCCAGGGCGAGAACGGACACCCGCCTGCCACGCTGGCGACCAGGCGCCGCACCCGACAGATGGCCCTGGCCCGCGGCTCGTGGTGGTCTGCGCCGTGGCGCGCGGTCACCATCCTCGTGACGTCCGTGCTGGCGGGCCTCGGACTCCTGCTGGTGAAGAGACCCCACGAGGCCGCTGCCGAGTTCGCCGACACCGGGGCGGTGCTGTCACCGTGGCGCGGGGCGGGCGCGCGGTGGAGGTTCCGGGGTCGCACCCGGGTGCGCCGCAGCCACCTCTCCGGCCTGTTCGCACCGGCCTCCAGCGGCTGGCACGGCACCGCGGACACCGTGCACGGGGCGCTCGCGGGCCGCGACGCGCGCCGCGTCCGCAGCGGGGTGGAGACCGGACCCGTCTCAGCAGATGCAGAGTCACTGGAGTCGACTCCCTCACGGCTGAGGTCGCTGTGGAGCTGGCCGCTGACCCTGGCCGTGCTGGTCGGTGTCGGAGCAGCACTGGTCCGCTGGCGCGACCTGCTGCCCTCCCTGTCGGGTCGCGGCTACGGCGTCAGCGGTGGCGTGACCTATCCGGTGGGGACCGACGCAGCGGGCCTCTGGCACGCCTGGGCCGGCCCCTGGTCGGGCGCCGGTCTGGGCAGCGCGGAGACCGCTGCACCGTGGCTGCTGCCCATGGCTGGTGCCACCTGGCTCGTGGAGCAGCTTCCCTGGGTCAGCGCGAGCCAGTCACCCGCCGCGGTGGCCCTCACCTGGATCCTCTTCGCCGCCATCCCGCTCTCGATCGTGTCGGCCTACCTCGCGACGAGGATCGGGGTGCGCGCGCGCTGGATCCGCGCGTTGGCCGGTCTCGTCTGGGCGGGGATGACGCCGTTGTCGGCCGCCGTCGACCAGGGACGGTTGGGTCCGGTGATCGCCCACGTGGCCCTGCCTCTCATCGTCGCCGGGGTGATGGTGGCGGGCTCGCGCAGGCAAGGAGCTCAGCGCACCTCCGCAGCGTTCGCCACAGCCCTGCTGGCCACGCTGGTCGGTGCCTTCACGCCGGCTGTGCTGGTGCTGGTCAGCCTCGCCGGACTGCTCCTGCTGCTCTTCGGTCCAGGATGGGGCCGCCTGCGCGGGCTGCTCCTTGTCGTGCTGCCCTGGGCGCTGTCCGGGCCGTGGCTGCGAGAGGTCCTGGCTGATCCGAGGTTGCTGCTCGGCGGCGCCGGTGCCACCACCGCTGGACAGTCGGCGGCGGACCCCTGGCAGACGCTGCTGCTGCATCCCGGTGGCGGGCTCTCACCGACGCTCTGGTGGACCGTTCCCCTGATCCTGCTGGCCATCGGCGCCACTGTGCGTCGCGGTCACCGGGGGCGGCGGGCCGGTGGCCTGCTGGTCGGAGCCCTGATGGGCCTGGCTGCTGCGATCGCCGCGCCACTCATCCAGGTGGGTGTCGTCCCGGTGGGACACCCCGCCGCGGGGGACCCGGTGTCGGCGTGGCAGGGCCTGTTCGTCAGCGTGACCGCTGCCTGCCTGCTGCTCGGCGCAGCCCAGGCGGTCGAGCTGCCACACCCGGCCGGCCGCGCCTCGTGGCACGCGCCGGTGGTGACCGTGCTGACCGGTGTCGTGGCCTTTGCCGGGCTGGGGACGCTCGCGTGGACGGTCTGGGCCGGCGTCGGTCCGCAGCTCGAGGTCGCCACCCGCCCCTATCCGGCGGTCGTGGATGCCCAGGCCAGTGGCCCCGAGTCGCTGCGCATCCTGGACCTGAGCGTGGAGGACGACGCGGTCACCTATCGCCTGGCCGGGCGGGAGCCCGGCCTGTGGGTGCGCGACCATGTCGCTGAGGTCGTGGCCAGCAGCGACCGGGGGGCAGCGCGTGACGCGGACGCCCGCCCCGGGACCGCGGCCAACGGAGCTGACTCGCTGGAACCGGGTCGGGTCGCTCTCAGCGACGCCGTGTTGGCCCTCACCGAGGGAGCCAGCGCAGACAGCCCGGTGTCAGCTCACCAGGCACTGCTCGACCTCGGTGTGGGCTATGTCGGACTGCGGGCGTCCGAGGACGACCCGTTGATCGCCTCGCTGGACGCCACAGAAGCGCTCACGAGGGTCAACTCGACCGATGACCTGCTGCTGTGGCGCGTCGGCAGCTCCGGGGACGGCACTGTCCTTGTGCCACCAGCGCGAGTCACGCTCGTGAATGGTGCGGGCGACGCGCTTGGCATCGTGCCGGTCGACGGACCGCACAGCGTCCTGCGCAGCAGCATCGAGACCGCGCCGGAGGGCACCGCGGCCCTCGTCGTCTCCGAGGCGCAGGCCTGGGCCTCGGTGGCGCAGGTCCGCGCCAGTGGAGTCGTCCTCGAGCCGGTGGCCGGTGAGTGGCCGCTGCGCTATCCGGTGACCGCGGGCGCGGCGGAGCAGATTCAGATCGAGCTGCCCCAGCAGGACCTGACGTGGCGCCTGGTGACGGCTGGGCTGTGGACGCTGGTGCTCTTCCTGGCGCTGCCGTTCGGCTCTCGGCGCAGGAGGCCCTCATGA
- a CDS encoding WhiB family transcriptional regulator has product MTFLTSTDTEAEEASWQERALCAQTDPEAFFPEKGGSTREAKKVCVGCEVRAECLEYALAHDERFGIWGGLSERERRKLKKRAV; this is encoded by the coding sequence ATGACATTTCTGACGAGCACCGACACCGAGGCAGAGGAGGCCTCCTGGCAGGAACGCGCCCTGTGCGCACAGACTGACCCGGAGGCCTTCTTCCCGGAAAAGGGCGGCTCGACGCGTGAGGCCAAGAAGGTCTGCGTCGGCTGCGAGGTGCGCGCCGAGTGCCTGGAGTATGCCCTGGCGCACGACGAGCGCTTCGGCATCTGGGGCGGTCTCTCGGAGCGAGAGCGCCGCAAACTCAAGAAGCGCGCCGTCTAG
- the cofD gene encoding 2-phospho-L-lactate transferase, giving the protein MRIAALAGGVGGARFVRGLVHELREVREDQETEVVVIGNTGDDITLFGLRICPDLDTILYTLGGGINEAQGWGRDQETHTVQRELAELGAQPQWFGLGDADFATHIARSQWLGQGMSLTEVTARLAGRWGLPGQGVRLLPATDTPIETHVVIDDDEGGQRAVHFQQWWVQLQAAVPAHRFTVAGLAQSTPAPGVLDTLRTCDVVLLPPSNPVVSIGIILGVPGIRDALRGSRAPVVGVSPIIGGAPVRGHADACLATLDVEVSAAGVAGLYADFLDGWLVDDADAGSVRVPRLDVRALDLRMRDVPGAARIAGAALDLATDLAARRTA; this is encoded by the coding sequence ATGAGGATCGCCGCACTCGCCGGTGGAGTCGGCGGCGCACGCTTCGTCCGCGGCCTGGTCCACGAGCTGCGCGAGGTGCGCGAAGACCAGGAGACCGAGGTTGTCGTCATCGGCAACACCGGCGATGACATCACCCTGTTTGGCCTGCGGATCTGCCCTGATCTGGACACCATCCTCTATACCCTCGGCGGCGGCATCAACGAGGCACAGGGGTGGGGACGGGACCAGGAGACGCACACCGTCCAGCGTGAGCTGGCTGAGCTCGGCGCCCAGCCGCAGTGGTTCGGCCTGGGCGATGCGGACTTCGCCACCCACATCGCCCGGAGCCAGTGGCTCGGTCAGGGCATGTCACTCACCGAGGTGACCGCTCGGCTCGCAGGGCGGTGGGGGCTGCCGGGCCAGGGGGTGCGGCTGCTGCCGGCCACCGACACCCCGATCGAGACCCATGTCGTGATCGATGACGACGAGGGTGGGCAGCGCGCGGTGCACTTCCAGCAGTGGTGGGTCCAGCTGCAGGCAGCCGTTCCGGCACACCGCTTCACGGTCGCTGGCCTGGCCCAGTCCACTCCGGCCCCTGGGGTCCTGGACACCCTGCGCACGTGCGACGTCGTCCTGTTGCCGCCCAGCAACCCGGTCGTCTCGATCGGCATCATCCTGGGCGTCCCGGGCATCCGGGACGCGTTGCGTGGCTCCCGGGCCCCCGTCGTCGGCGTCAGCCCGATCATCGGCGGTGCCCCCGTGCGCGGTCACGCGGACGCCTGCCTGGCCACCCTCGACGTCGAGGTGAGCGCGGCAGGGGTCGCTGGTCTCTATGCCGACTTCCTGGACGGGTGGCTCGTCGACGACGCCGACGCGGGCAGTGTCCGCGTCCCACGCCTCGACGTCCGCGCCCTCGACCTGCGGATGCGTGACGTGCCGGGGGCCGCCCGCATCGCGGGTGCCGCGCTGGACCTGGCCACCGACCTCGCGGCCCGACGCACCGCCTGA
- a CDS encoding coenzyme F420-0:L-glutamate ligase: MTDAPDPRQPLLAGQPPTGTVTIYPLVGIPEVVSGDHLGSLIRSALVEAGLTLRDGDVLAVSSKIISKAQDLRGPLEDRETLVRQQSRRVVAERRTAHGTTRIVEALAGPVMAGAGIDASNTGDRDGVLLLPTDPDLAARQLYAELLTAHAPHPLPRLGIVVTDTAGRPWRDGQTDFALGACSVQVLDDLRGGVDADGRALTVTARAVADEIAAAADLVKGKSGGVPVALVRGLAVGTVSDPGAAGARSLVRTGPGDWFAQGGAEAVRAALGVPPGSPAAEEVGIASVLPEEAADRMARAVRLALHGEGAAVVDVDQHSGTTTLVVRAPDPFVAGRVCARLAVALAGERLEGVAVARSTDS, encoded by the coding sequence ATGACGGACGCACCCGACCCACGTCAGCCCCTGCTTGCTGGCCAACCGCCCACCGGCACCGTGACGATCTATCCGCTCGTCGGCATACCCGAGGTGGTGTCCGGCGACCACCTGGGCAGTCTCATCCGGTCAGCCCTCGTCGAGGCCGGGCTCACCCTGCGCGACGGTGACGTGCTCGCCGTGTCCAGCAAGATCATCTCCAAGGCACAGGACCTGCGAGGCCCTCTCGAGGACCGCGAGACCCTGGTGCGTCAGCAGAGCCGACGGGTCGTGGCCGAGCGCCGGACGGCCCACGGCACCACCCGCATCGTGGAGGCCCTCGCCGGCCCGGTCATGGCCGGGGCCGGCATCGACGCGTCCAACACAGGGGACAGGGACGGGGTCCTCCTGCTGCCGACCGACCCGGACCTGGCCGCACGCCAGCTGTATGCCGAGCTGCTCACAGCGCACGCCCCACACCCCCTACCCCGCCTGGGGATCGTGGTCACCGACACGGCCGGACGGCCCTGGCGCGACGGTCAGACCGACTTCGCCCTCGGGGCCTGCTCCGTGCAGGTCCTGGACGACCTGCGTGGCGGCGTCGACGCCGACGGACGCGCGCTCACGGTGACGGCGCGGGCCGTGGCTGACGAGATCGCCGCGGCCGCCGACCTGGTCAAGGGCAAGTCCGGTGGGGTGCCGGTGGCACTGGTCCGCGGCCTGGCGGTCGGCACCGTCAGCGACCCGGGGGCTGCCGGCGCCCGGTCCCTGGTGCGCACCGGACCCGGGGACTGGTTTGCCCAGGGCGGCGCGGAAGCCGTCCGCGCGGCCCTCGGCGTCCCTCCCGGGTCACCAGCCGCCGAGGAGGTGGGCATCGCCTCCGTCCTGCCCGAGGAGGCCGCCGACCGCATGGCCCGCGCGGTCCGGCTCGCGCTGCACGGCGAGGGTGCGGCGGTGGTGGACGTGGACCAGCACTCGGGGACGACGACGCTCGTGGTGCGGGCTCCGGACCCGTTCGTGGCGGGTCGGGTCTGCGCGCGGTTGGCGGTTGCGCTCGCCGGCGAGCGGCTCGAAGGTGTCGCCGTGGCTCGCTCCACCGACAGCTGA
- a CDS encoding DNA-3-methyladenine glycosylase family protein, whose protein sequence is MTATASARPLARRWAPGRPVDVAATWGTLRRGAGDPTWKTADGVLWRGIRTPLGPATLRLETQHHDRCLIAHAWGAPEVAESLLERLPQMLGQDDDPSGFEPRHDVVAAALARRGAGWRVPRTGLVLEALVPAIIEQKVTGQEAFGGYRRLVRRMGEVAPGPGAQLGLYVAPDAARMRHVPSWEWLRMGVSPQRADTLMRVLRVADRLADVLDLPLAQAHRRLRAVPGVGVWTSAETAQRALGDADAVSFGDYHVAKNIGWALTGSAVDDDGLAELLEPYRGHRYRVQRLLELSGAMRPRRGPRMAPRTHLPVREARADPAL, encoded by the coding sequence GTGACAGCCACAGCCTCAGCCCGGCCGCTCGCGCGGCGCTGGGCCCCTGGGCGCCCGGTTGATGTCGCAGCGACCTGGGGGACGCTTCGACGAGGAGCCGGCGACCCGACCTGGAAGACCGCTGACGGCGTGCTCTGGCGCGGCATCCGCACCCCCCTGGGTCCGGCCACGCTGCGACTGGAGACCCAGCACCATGACAGGTGCCTCATCGCCCACGCGTGGGGTGCACCGGAGGTTGCGGAGTCGCTGCTGGAGCGCCTGCCCCAGATGCTCGGTCAGGACGACGACCCGTCCGGGTTCGAGCCACGCCACGACGTGGTCGCCGCGGCGCTGGCCCGCCGCGGAGCGGGCTGGCGGGTGCCCCGGACCGGACTGGTGCTGGAGGCGCTGGTCCCGGCGATCATCGAGCAGAAGGTCACCGGGCAGGAGGCCTTCGGCGGCTACCGGCGTCTCGTGCGGAGGATGGGTGAGGTTGCCCCGGGGCCGGGTGCCCAGCTGGGCCTGTATGTCGCGCCGGACGCCGCGCGGATGCGGCACGTCCCCTCCTGGGAGTGGCTGCGCATGGGTGTCAGCCCGCAACGGGCGGACACCCTGATGCGCGTCCTGCGGGTCGCCGATCGTCTGGCCGACGTCTTGGACCTGCCTCTGGCGCAGGCTCATCGGCGTCTGCGCGCAGTGCCTGGAGTCGGCGTCTGGACCTCCGCAGAGACCGCCCAGCGGGCCCTCGGCGACGCCGACGCGGTGAGCTTCGGTGACTACCACGTGGCCAAGAACATCGGGTGGGCGCTCACGGGCTCTGCGGTCGACGACGACGGTCTGGCAGAGCTGCTGGAGCCCTACCGCGGCCATCGCTACCGGGTCCAGCGCCTGCTCGAGCTGTCCGGCGCGATGCGTCCTCGCCGGGGTCCGCGGATGGCGCCACGAACCCATCTGCCGGTGCGTGAGGCCAGGGCCGATCCGGCCCTGTGA
- a CDS encoding TIGR03089 family protein, giving the protein MLTPHQALVLRIDEDATRPAITFYDDAPGPTQGERIEISRRVLGTWVAKAANALQEGLDVQRGSVVLIDLPSPHWRTCYWALAVWAVGATLTLDPHEGADVLVTTDPDSSTAEDADEVVAVTLAGLAREYPGDLRTGVMDEAREISSFGDAFHAWDEPEPDDDALVHDGDRVIYQELFAPAQWPDGSRVLVSGESAYALLGHLLHALATGSSLVLVRGPAPAADDSRMTSEGVTLRA; this is encoded by the coding sequence GTGCTCACCCCACACCAGGCGCTGGTCCTCCGGATCGACGAGGACGCGACCCGCCCCGCGATCACCTTCTATGACGACGCCCCCGGACCGACCCAGGGCGAGCGCATCGAGATCTCCCGGCGCGTCCTGGGCACCTGGGTGGCCAAGGCCGCCAACGCGCTCCAGGAGGGGCTGGACGTGCAGCGTGGGTCGGTCGTGCTGATCGACCTGCCGAGCCCGCACTGGCGCACCTGCTACTGGGCTCTCGCGGTCTGGGCGGTCGGAGCCACACTGACCCTGGACCCGCACGAGGGCGCGGACGTCCTGGTCACCACCGACCCCGACTCGTCGACGGCTGAGGACGCCGACGAGGTGGTCGCTGTCACCCTTGCCGGACTGGCCCGGGAGTATCCTGGTGACCTGCGGACCGGCGTGATGGACGAGGCCAGGGAGATCTCCAGCTTCGGCGACGCCTTCCACGCCTGGGACGAGCCGGAACCCGATGACGACGCCCTGGTCCACGACGGTGACCGGGTCATCTACCAAGAGCTGTTTGCCCCGGCCCAGTGGCCGGACGGGTCACGGGTGCTGGTGAGCGGCGAATCGGCATACGCACTCCTGGGGCACCTGCTTCACGCGCTGGCCACCGGCTCTTCCCTGGTCCTGGTCCGCGGCCCCGCCCCCGCTGCCGACGACTCCCGGATGACCTCCGAAGGCGTGACGCTGCGCGCCTGA